Proteins encoded within one genomic window of Rhodothermales bacterium:
- a CDS encoding zinc-dependent alcohol dehydrogenase family protein, which produces MHAILFPAPKQSLYAEVNYPVCGPDEVIVSIEISGICGTDLHIYRNEYLSRFPLIPGHEFGGRVVEIGSAVATGVRVGERVAVDPNLYCGQCEFCRTERSNHCANWQGIGITRPGGFSEFVAVPARACYPVPDTFSLAQVAFIEPLACVCYGMSRLPVAPADRVLVFGAGPIGLLLVQALRHAGASRLVVVDKQADRLELATRLGATAIRPTNDRLADELALLAPGGFDIVVDATGSPAVIERAFAYLKPRGRFLMFGVAPKDAEIRIRPFDIFKNDWQIIGSFALCYTFHQAIDWLDAGVIDVAPLVSHTAPLREFDSLFDAFSRGQTMKVHLVPD; this is translated from the coding sequence ATGCACGCCATCCTCTTTCCCGCGCCGAAGCAATCCCTGTACGCCGAAGTCAACTACCCGGTCTGTGGCCCCGACGAAGTCATTGTTTCCATAGAGATCTCCGGGATCTGCGGCACCGATCTCCACATCTACCGAAACGAATACCTGTCCCGCTTCCCCCTCATCCCCGGCCATGAGTTCGGGGGGCGAGTGGTGGAAATCGGGTCGGCGGTGGCCACGGGTGTCCGGGTCGGTGAGCGCGTGGCGGTAGACCCGAACCTCTACTGCGGCCAGTGCGAATTTTGCCGGACGGAGCGCTCCAACCACTGCGCCAACTGGCAGGGCATCGGCATCACGCGGCCAGGCGGATTTTCCGAATTCGTGGCCGTGCCGGCGCGGGCCTGTTACCCGGTGCCGGATACGTTTTCGCTGGCGCAGGTGGCCTTCATCGAGCCGCTCGCCTGTGTCTGTTACGGGATGTCGCGGTTGCCGGTGGCGCCGGCGGACCGCGTGCTAGTGTTCGGCGCCGGCCCGATCGGACTGCTGCTCGTCCAGGCCCTGCGGCATGCCGGGGCGAGCCGGCTCGTGGTGGTCGATAAACAAGCGGATCGGCTGGAACTGGCTACACGCCTCGGCGCCACAGCCATACGCCCAACCAATGACAGGTTGGCAGACGAACTTGCCCTGCTTGCTCCCGGCGGATTCGACATCGTCGTAGACGCGACCGGCTCGCCGGCGGTGATCGAGCGGGCCTTCGCCTACCTCAAACCCCGCGGCCGCTTCCTGATGTTCGGCGTCGCCCCGAAGGACGCCGAGATCCGCATCCGGCCGTTCGACATCTTCAAAAACGACTGGCAGATCATCGGGAGTTTTGCGTTGTGCTACACCTTTCATCAGGCGATCGATTGGCTCGACGCTGGCGTGATCGACGTCGCCCCGCTCGTGAGCCACACAGCCCCCCTGCGCGAGTTTGACTCCCTCTTTGATGCGTTCAGCCGGGGACAGACGATGAAGGTGCATCTCGTGCCCGACTGA